From the genome of Triticum aestivum cultivar Chinese Spring chromosome 3B, IWGSC CS RefSeq v2.1, whole genome shotgun sequence, one region includes:
- the LOC123064280 gene encoding probable fatty acyl-CoA reductase 4, whose amino-acid sequence MRISEMDVDRVVGYFKGKSILITGSTGFLGKVLVEKILRVQPDVKKLFLLIRASDVESVKFRIHNEIMGKQIFQVLKEKHGLEFDNFVKEKICPLVGDVMHENFGLDTVKLREVSKDIDVIINGAATTNFSERYDVAFDTNVLGVKHTCEFAKKCTKLKMLLHVSTAYVAGEKEGLITEKTFLMGETLRVGTHLDIEIELNLIKDTKRELRASSSTEKAERKTMKELGLKRARNFGWPNTYLFTKAMGEMMIGHLRGDVPVVIIRPSIITSTIKEPLPGWIEGIRTVDTVIMGHAKQTLPFFVINLDLTLDMIPGDMVVNAMMAAMAAHSEDHQAQIIYHVTSSVLNPTPSSLVIDSMHRYFVENPPCKGRNGERVRLKKMRIFSTLARLRLYTAIKYELPLEMLRLLSIALCGVFSRRYNELNRKYRFLMHMIELYAPFALFKGCFDDTNLERLRMAMNKDDQINNGAYSLDFDPKSIHWVDYFYGVHIPGVLKYCV is encoded by the exons ATGAGGATCAGTGAAATGGATGTGGATAGGGTTGTAGGATACTTCAAGGGCAAGAGCATCCTCATCACTGGTTCAACAGGGTTCCTAGGAAAAG TGCTTGTGGAGAAGATATTGAGGGTTCAGCCTGATGTCAAGAAGCTCTTTCTTCTGATTCGGGCCTCCGACGTCGAATCCGTAAAGTTTCGAATTCATAATGAG ATCATGGGGAAGCAGATCTTTCAAGTTTTGAAAGAAAAACATGGTTTGGAGTTTGATAATTTTGTCAAAGAAAAGATATGTCCTTTGGTGGGGGATGTCATGCATGAGAACTTTGGACTAGACACTGTCAAACTGAGAGAAGTGTCCAAGGACATAGACGTTATCATTAATGGAGCCGCCACTACGAACTTCTCTGAAAG ATATGATGTGGCTTTCGACACGAATGTCTTGGGAGTGAAGCACACTTGCGAATTCGCAAAGAAGTGTACTAAGCTCAAAATGTTGCTTCATGTTTCAACTG CCTATGTAGCTGGTGAGAAAGAGGGCCTAATAACAGAGAAGACATTCTTGATGGGTGAGACACTAAGGGTGGGCACACATCTGGACATCGAAATTGAGCTAAATTTGATCAAAGATACCAAGAGAGAACTAAGGGCTAGCAGTTCCACAGAGAAAGCTGAGAGGAAAACCATGAAGGAGCTTGGCCTCAAGAG GGCGCGCAATTTTGGGTGGCCAAACACCTATCTCTTCACTAAGGCAATGGGGGAGATGATGATAGGGCACCTGCGAGGGGACGTTCCAGTGGTCATCATTCGCCCGAGCATCATAACCAGTACAATCAAGGAGCCATTGCCTGGATGGATCGAAGGAATCAG GACGGTCGACACAGTGATTATGGGTCATGCGAAGCAAACCTTGCCATTCTTCGTAATCAACCTTGATTTAACACTTGACATG ATTCCAGGGGATATGGTGGTGAACGCTATGATGGCTGCCATGGCAGCACACTCAGAGGACCATCAAGCTCAGATCATTTACCATGTAACTTCGTCGGTACTTAATCCTACACCCTCATCCCTCGTCATAGACTCAATGCACCGTTACTTCGTTGAGAACCCGCCATGCAAGGGGAGGAACGGCGAGCGTGTCCGGCTGAAGAAGATGCGAATCTTCAGCACGCTTGCGCGGTTGAGATTGTACACGGCCATCAAGTATGAGCTTCCCCTCGAG ATGCTTCGCCTACTGAGCATTGCGCTCTGTGGTGTTTTCTCACGGCGCTACAATGAGCTCAATAGAAAATACAGATTCCTCATGCATATGATCGAGCTCTATGCACCATTCGCCTTGTTCAAAGGGTG CTTTGATGACACGAACTTGGAGAGGCTAAGGATGGCAATGAACAAGGATGATCAAATTAACAATGGAGCCTATTCCCTTGACTTTGATCCCAAGTCCATCCACTGGGTTGATTATTTCTATGGTGTTCACATTCCTGGTGTGCTTAAATATTGTGTTTAA